From Amycolatopsis sp. YIM 10, the proteins below share one genomic window:
- the pgl gene encoding 6-phosphogluconolactonase: protein MSTSEVIVYSDPQLLAAACAARLVTRLVDVQAARGSASLVLTGGGTGIAILRELRNSPARDAVDWSKLDLYWGDERFLPADDDERNEKQAREALLDHVPVDPARVHAMAPSDGRFGDDPDAAAADYARVLAENARPEDHGDVPTFDVTLLGLGGEGHTASIFPETPAVYETERSVIAVRNSPKPPPTRISLTLPAIRRSAEVWLVTTGAAKADAVALALAGAGEVQLPVAGARGQRRTLWLLDRTAAAKTSNVYRPRIV, encoded by the coding sequence ATGAGCACCTCCGAGGTAATCGTCTATTCCGATCCGCAGTTGCTCGCGGCGGCCTGCGCGGCCCGGCTGGTCACCCGGCTGGTCGACGTGCAGGCCGCACGCGGCTCCGCGTCGCTGGTGCTGACCGGCGGGGGCACCGGCATCGCGATCCTGCGGGAGCTGCGCAACTCCCCCGCCAGGGACGCGGTGGACTGGTCGAAGCTCGACCTCTACTGGGGTGACGAGCGGTTCCTGCCCGCGGACGACGACGAGCGCAACGAGAAGCAGGCACGCGAGGCGCTGCTGGACCACGTGCCGGTCGACCCGGCGCGGGTGCACGCGATGGCGCCGTCCGACGGCCGGTTCGGTGACGACCCCGACGCCGCGGCGGCCGACTACGCGCGGGTGCTGGCCGAGAACGCGCGGCCGGAGGACCACGGCGACGTGCCGACCTTCGACGTGACCCTGCTCGGCCTCGGCGGTGAGGGCCACACCGCGTCGATCTTCCCGGAGACCCCGGCGGTCTACGAGACCGAGCGATCGGTGATCGCGGTGCGGAACTCGCCGAAGCCGCCGCCGACGCGGATCTCGCTGACGCTGCCGGCGATCCGCCGTTCGGCCGAGGTGTGGCTGGTGACCACCGGCGCGGCGAAGGCCGACGCGGTGGCGCTCGCGCTGGCGGGTGCCGGTGAGGTGCAGCTGCCGGTGGCCGGCGCGCGCGGTCAGCGGCGCACGCTGTGGCTGCTCGACCGCACGGCGGCGGCGAAGACCTCGAACGTCTACCGCCCGCGCATCGTCTGA
- the opcA gene encoding glucose-6-phosphate dehydrogenase assembly protein OpcA, whose protein sequence is MIIDLPSTTTSQLNKKLVELRERGGAVALGRVLTLVIAADDDEHLEDAIDAANEASREHPSRVIVVAKGSKTAAPRIDGQIRVGGDAGASEVIVLRLYGALASNSQSAVVPLLLPDAPIVTWWPGTGPRNPAADQLGELAQRRITDSAAEKNPIRALGTRGKAYTDGDTDLAWTRLTNWRAQLVSALDLPPYEKVLSATVTGEADSPSTELLAGWLAEYLKAPVRRVKSSSAQGILSVTLERRSGPIELSRPDGRVGTLTQPGQPARRIALQRRDNKDCLIEELRRLDPDEIYEAALHGLGKIAATARKTPAGSGAKAASKESTAKAKAPAKAKS, encoded by the coding sequence GTGATCATCGATCTGCCGTCCACCACCACCTCGCAGCTGAACAAGAAGCTGGTCGAACTGCGTGAACGCGGCGGGGCCGTGGCGCTGGGCCGGGTGCTGACGCTGGTCATCGCCGCGGACGACGACGAGCACCTCGAAGACGCGATCGACGCGGCCAACGAGGCCAGCCGGGAGCACCCGTCGCGGGTGATCGTGGTGGCCAAGGGCTCGAAGACCGCGGCACCGCGCATAGACGGCCAGATCCGCGTCGGCGGGGACGCCGGGGCGAGCGAGGTCATCGTGCTGCGGCTCTACGGCGCGCTGGCGTCGAACAGCCAGAGCGCGGTGGTGCCGCTGCTGCTGCCCGACGCGCCGATCGTCACCTGGTGGCCGGGCACCGGCCCGCGGAACCCGGCGGCCGACCAGCTCGGTGAGCTGGCCCAGCGCCGGATCACCGATTCGGCGGCGGAGAAGAACCCGATCCGCGCGCTCGGCACCCGCGGCAAGGCCTACACCGACGGCGACACCGACCTGGCCTGGACGCGGCTGACGAACTGGCGCGCCCAGCTGGTCAGCGCGCTGGACCTGCCGCCGTACGAGAAGGTGCTCTCGGCCACGGTCACCGGTGAGGCGGACTCGCCGTCGACCGAGCTGCTCGCCGGCTGGCTGGCCGAGTACCTGAAGGCGCCGGTCCGGCGGGTCAAGTCGAGCAGTGCGCAGGGCATCCTGTCGGTCACGCTGGAGCGGCGCTCCGGGCCGATCGAGCTGTCCCGTCCGGACGGCCGGGTGGGCACGCTGACCCAGCCCGGCCAGCCGGCGCGGCGGATCGCGTTGCAGCGACGGGACAACAAGGACTGCCTGATCGAGGAACTGCGTCGGCTCGACCCGGACGAGATCTACGAGGCGGCGCTGCACGGCCTCGGCAAGATCGCGGCGACCGCCCGCAAGACCCCGGCCGGTTCCGGGGCGAAGGCGGCCTCGAAGGAGTCCACCGCGAAGGCGAAAGCACCGGCGAAAGCGAAGTCATGA